The Tripterygium wilfordii isolate XIE 37 chromosome 5, ASM1340144v1, whole genome shotgun sequence genome window below encodes:
- the LOC119998422 gene encoding cell division control protein 2 homolog, translating to MDKYELKKEIGSGQFGIVYQYYDHEEQRDVAVKVIQIFNEFDGFPSRILREISILRELNHNGIVKLLDVIIDGCTLYLVFEFLDCDLADFIMEEKPDLNLIKRIMYEILSGLCYLHSNKVIHRDFCPSNILVDKKTLKVKIADFGLARYIDEPAEAYTHTECTYEYTAPEQLLRAPTYSTPVDIWAAGCIFAEMVREGQQLFWNNRELCSIAHIERILGVPDETTWPHLSCFAPTLHSVASSTPQGLKSQVERLDSVGLDLLSKMLLWDPNQRITAYEALQHRYFCDLL from the exons ATGGACAAG TACGAATTGAAAAAGGAGATTGGAAGTGGTCAATTTGGCATTGTTTACCAATATTATGACCATGAGGAGCAACGTGATGTGGCTGTTAAAGTGATCCAAATATTCAATGAATTTGATGGGTTCCCTTCTCGCATATTGAGAGAGATCTCGATCCTTCGAGAACTAAACCACAACGGCATTGTCAA GTTGTTGGATGTCATTATTGACGGATGTACTTTGTATCTTGTGTTTGAGTTTTTGGACTGTGACCTTGCTGATTTCATCATGGAGGAGAAACCTGATCTGAATCTGATAAAG AGGATAATGTACGAGATCTTGAGCGGTCTCTGCTATTTGCATTCTAATAAGGTTATTCATCGAGATTTCTGCCCAAGCAATATTCTCGTAGATAAGAAGACCTTGAAAGTGAAGATTGCAGATTTCGGATTAGCTCGATATATTGATGAGCCAGCTGAGGCCTATACACATAcg GAGTGCACATATGAGTATACTGCACCTGAGCAACTTCTTCGTGCACCTACATATTCAACTCCTGTTGATATTTGGGCTGCTGGATGTATTTTTGCGGAGATGGTGCGAGAAGGACAACAATTGTTTTGGAATAATAGAGAACTGTGCTCAATTGCTCACATTGAAAG AATTTTGGGTGTCCCAGATGAAACTACTTGGCCGCATTTGTCTTGTTTTGCACCCACTCTCCATTCAGTGGCATCCAGTACTCCTCAG GGTTTGAAAAGTCAGGTGGAAAGGCTTGATTCAGTTGGACTAGATCTTTTGTCT AAGATGCTTCTTTGGGACCCGAACCAAAGAATCACCGCATATGAGGCACTGCAGCACCGCTATTTCTGTGACTT GTTGTAG
- the LOC119999094 gene encoding cyclin-D6-1-like, with translation MHLIDEFNLQLFDLEGDYMPSPTCCENATFVSTREKVFQFFDKLSVAACLNQSVCYAAMSYFDRYASRNDIPIIEECEQKSIKVFAVACLTMAVKLEKNDIFVYDLVHGELLALVQKHLLSTQALISKQLHWRIRFLNPMCFLGYLSSLLYGDQDEAAVRAKVEGFVCRFQKRAAVCEKAESLVCYIQRDITYMQYKPSIIGAAALVAVQPVENYEQRLAACRYIDADSLTQCLEKMKESYMVMVVNKLSTSYNFDGGQGDIRSITWMALLELHNLLKLKESSQSCILLLDLND, from the exons ATGCATCTCATTGATGAGTTCAACCTGCAATTATTTGATCTTGAAGGTGATTACATGCCTTCACCTACCTGCTGTGAAAATGCTACGTTTGTCTCTACCCGGGAGAAAGTGTTTCAATTCTTTGATAAG CTATCGGTCGCTGCCTGCTTGAATCAGTCAGTCTGTTATGCAGCAATGAGCTACTTCGATAGATATGCCTCAAGAAATGACATTCCG ATTATTGAAGAATGCGAACAGAAGAGTATAAAAGTTTTCGCTGTTGCTTGTCTCACAATGGCTGTCAAATTGGAAAAGAATGACATCTTTGTTTATGACCTTGTG CATGGAGAACTTTTAGCACTTGTTCAGAAGCATTTGCTGTCGACCCAAGCTCTTATATCAAAGCAGCTTCATTGGAGAATTCGCTTTCTCAATCCTATGTGTTTCCTTGGTTATCTCTCTTCACTTCTGTATGGGGACCAAGATGAAGCTGCTGTACGGGCAAAAGTTGAAGGTTTTGTTTGTCGCTTCCAAAAGAGAGCTGCTGTTTGTGAGAAAGCTGAAAGTTTGGTCTGTTACATTCAAAGAG ATATAACATACATGCAATATAAGCCATCAATTATTGGAGCAGCAGCCCTGGTCGCTGTTCAGCCTGTTGAGAACTACGAGCAACGTTTGGCAGCATGCCGCTACATTGATGCG gATTCTCTTACGCAATGCCTtgagaaaatgaaggaaagctacatggtgatggtggtgaaCAAGTTATCAACAAGTTACAACTTTGATGGAGGACAAGGGGATATAAGGAG CATCACTTGGATGGCCTTACTAGAGTTACACAACTTGTTGAAGTTAAAAGAAAGCAGTCAGTCGTGCATACTTTTATTAGATTTGAATGATTGA